A genome region from Bombus terrestris chromosome 10, iyBomTerr1.2, whole genome shotgun sequence includes the following:
- the LOC100650330 gene encoding transcription factor GATA-6 isoform X2 — protein sequence MKETLSKQEVKREWEDGRAEEDSPRVATTDERSVESSRSVITARRHVRTITTAGHITETVAEPEDSQHHRRSVDDQAQQCRSRSYQDEQQQQQQQQQQDQGCKLSILQIAHTEAEMQQQQQQQQQQQQQQQQQHARSREQSLVYMTSNGQEVRVQVSETVDPSVLTVKDTVRYETSEPERTDADRMYAGYSADGQQQQMRRDGHAIAIQAVQERRVVQSAGGNQRYSPREAGGQSSGGNGSTAVARSYHQGSSPVLVATSEEYEGGGGMAETNVGVQLDSPAPPSYSPPIGGDGGIRATATSVGHQQPGQQHQMVTGYVNTGGVSIKYETEAANVAATNAVVAAAAAVGATVPVDGIKVSSTYTTLETVPIPPSQAVQYQQYISASETFQQAPTYSYTKPGDQVIFAYPSQLSSRVPGVESPGSAYMKGDPTLASSLGGSRGVPPLHYEQPGSPGSQVTLYGTGAGSYSYTKPNTASEYWSAAGTPSPPAFDCVPSYQNVAAISVGDAANIQLYSGGAYSVSTGSTTAPSPWPNLPLTNEDGFDGTIMTADPKECFGCGNPTSSWKRDETGRFYCHSCIYKMNGINRSSMRCGKPKQTVATAGVRRTGVQCANCRTSNTTLWRRNNNGEPVCNACGLYYKLHNVNRPLSMKKEGIQTRKRKPKNHSGMSGSLAGPSGMHKTEIKSNLLVDSLQLNVYGSGGSGNGGGIVADTEAKQEAESEAATGAGTDGGGAGTETGDRAENENGSGNASGGNGGSDERRPPLGTPTTGRSRHASHAHSPLALPTAAVLNRQTTLTVPPLEPIVSQTSGDLLSVITSTTAIHAERS from the exons ATGAAGGAGACGTTGTCGAAGCAGGAGGTTAAACGCGAATGGGAGGACGGTCGAGCGGAAGAGGATTCGCCGCGAGTGGCAACGACGGACGAGCGATCCGTCGAGAGTTCCAGGTCGGTGATCACCGCGAGAAGGCACGTGCGCACCATCACCACGGCCGGACACATCACCGAGACCGTGGCCGAACCCGAAGACTCGCAGCACCATCGTCGATCGGTCGACGATCAAGCTCAGCAATGCAGATCGCGCTCGTATCAGGAcgagcaacagcaacagcaacaacaacagcaacaggaCCAAGGCTGCAAGCTGAGTATCCTGCAAATTGCACATACCGAGGCGGAGatgcaacaacaacagcagcagcagcaacaacagcagcagcagcagcagcagcagcacgcTCGTTCTCGCGAGCAGTCTCTCGTCTACATGACGAGCAACGGACAGGAGGTGCGGGTGCAGGTTTCGGAAACGGTGGATCCGTCCGTGCTGACGGTGAAGGATACGGTCAG GTACGAGACGTCGGAGCCGGAGAGAACGGACGCGGATCGCATGTACGCCGGATACTCGGCGGACGGACAGCAGCAACAGATGCGAAGGGACGGTCACGCGATCGCGATCCAGGCGGTGCAGGAGAGACGCGTGGTTCAGTCGGCCGGCGGCAATCAAAGGTACAGTCCGCGGGAGGCAGGCGGCCAGTCGAGCGGTGGAAACGGATCGACGGCGGTCGCGAGGTCGTATCATCAGGGCTCGTCGCCGGTGCTGGTCGCGACCAGCGAGGAATACGAGGGCGGTGGCGGCATGGCCGAGACGAACGTCGGGGTGCAGCTCGATTCACCCGCGCCACCGTCTTACTCTCCGCCGATCGGCGGAGACGGCGGTATTCGCGCGACCGCGACTTCCGTAGGTCACCAGCAGCCGGGTCAGCAGCATCAAATGGTCACGGGATACGTGAACACCGGTGGGGTGAGCATCAAGTACGAGACCGAGGCGGCGAACGTGGCCGCGACGAACGCGGTTGTGGCAGCGGCTGCGGCCGTCGGAGCCACGGTACCGGTCGACGGTATCAAGGTGTCGAGCACGTACACCACGCTCGAGACGGTGCCGATTCCTCCGTCGCAAGCCGTCCAGTACCAGCAGTACATATCCGCCAGCGAGACGTTTCAACAAGCACCGACCTACAGCTACACCAAACCCGGCGATCAAGTGATCTTCGCGTATCCGTCTCAACTGTCGTCGCGAGTGCCCGGG GTCGAGTCCCCTGGAAGCGCGTACATGAAGGGCGACCCGACGCTGGCGTCCTCGCTGGGAGGGTCGCGCGGCGTGCCGCCTCTTCACTACGAGCAGCCAGGCTCGCCGGGATCTCAGGTGACGCTGTACGGGACCGGGGCCGGATCGTACTCTTACACGAAGCCGAACACCGCCAGCGAGTACTGGTCGGCCGCCGGAACTCCATCTCCGCCCGCGTTCGATTGCGTGCCGAGCTATCAGAACGTGGCGGCGATCTCCGTCGGTGACGCGGCCAACATTCAGCTGTACTCGGGAGGAGCGTACAGCGTGTCGACCGGTAGCACCACGGCTCCGTCCCCGTGGCCGAATCTGCCGTTGACCAACGAGGACGGTTTCGACGGAACCATCATGACCGCCGATCCAAAGGAGTGCTTCGGTTGCGGCAATCCAACCTCCAGCTGGAAGAGAGACGAAACCGGCCGTTTCTACTGTCATAGTTGCATCTACAAGATGAACGGAATAAACAGGTCATCCATGAGATGCGGCAAACCCAAACAAACCGTCGCCACG GCCGGTGTACGAAGGACGGGGGTTCAGTGCGCCAATTGCAGGACCAGCAACACGACCTTGTGGCGGCGGAACAACAACGGCGAGCCGGTGTGCAACGCTTGCGGCCTCTACTACAAGCTACACAAC GTGAACAGGCCACTGAGCATGAAGAAGGAGGGAATACAGACGAGGAAACGGAAGCCGAAGAATCATTCGGGAATGAGCGGAAGCTTGGCGGGACCGAGCGGCATGCACAAGACCGAGATTAAGTCTAACTTACTCG TGGACTCGCTGCAGTTGAACGTGTATGGGAGCGGTGGTAGTGGTAACGGGGGTGGGATAGTGGCCGATACGGAGGCGAAGCAAGAAGCCGAGAGCGAGGCAGCGACCGGGGCAGGTACAGATGGCGGTGGTGCCGGTACAGAAACCGGGGATCGGGCGGAGAACGAGAACGGAAGCGGTAACGCGTCGGGTGGGAACGGGGGATCCGACGAACGTCGTCCACCCCTAGGTACACCGACTACGGGGCGATCGAGGCACGCGAGCCACGCTCACTCGCCCCTCGCTTTACCTACCGCCGCAGTTCTCAATCGACAGACTACCCTTAC cgTGCCACCGCTAGAGCCAATCGTTAGCCAAACCAGTGGCGATCTCCTCTCGGTTATAACTTCCACCACGGCTATCCACGCCGAAAGGTCGTAA